ACCGGTGGTGATGGTGCCGATCGCATCCTCGGCCCGCCGCCGGGTGCCGACCTTCGCCAGGGCCACCACGTCGTGCGGCCTCGAGTCGAAGGCCACCACGGCCAGCCGGTGCTGGGGTTCCATCATGTCGAGCGTCGCGAGTGCGGCGGTCTTCGCCAGCTCGATCCTGTCTCCCCGCATGCTGTGCGAACGGTCGAGCAGCAGCACCAGATCCAGTTCGTTGCGTTTGCGCCGCGCCTCGAACCTCACGGGCAGCATCCGTTCGACCATGCCGCCGGAGAAGCCGCTCTTGCCGTAAGTGTTCTCTCCGGCCACGAAGATCAGTCCGCCCCCCTGATCGCGAACGAACTGCTGGAGCAGGTCAGTGGCCTGCTCGCTCAACGTCTCGGCGTTGACGTCGCTGAGCAGCACGGCGTCCATTTCGTTCAGTGCCGTCGCCGCATCCTCCGTGAACCGTGCCGAACCGATCGCCGTCACGTCGATGCCGTTCGCCTCGAGTGCCTCCGCGAGGTAGTGCGAGCCCGTGCTCCCACCTTCGACGTGGAGGAGCCTCAGGCGGGGCCCGACCCAGACACTGGATACCGACGAGTCCGTGCGGCCCCCGGGCGCCGTGAACGAAACCTTGACCGGATTCTCGCCCTCGCGCAGGAACCGGAGATCGACTTCGACATCGTTCCGGCCCACTGCGAGGGAAACGCTGCGTTCCAGGCGAACTTCGTCCTTCACTCGCAGCTCGAGCCGCCCCCGCATCGAAGCGGTCGCCATGAGCCGGATGCGGGCGACCACAGGCTCGTCACGGCGAACGTTCTCGGGAACGTCGAGTCCGTCGAGCCAGGCCTCCGCAGAATAGCCGGTGGGTGCCGGCATCGTATGGACGCGCACCCGCTCGTTGCGCAGCCGCGACAATTGGCGCCACACATCGCCCCGTGTCTGCTTGCCGTCCGTGATGAGCACCAGACGCTTGGCATGTTCGGGACGGAATCCCGCCAGGGCAGCCGCCACACCTGCCTCGAGATCCGTCGCGCTCTGGTCGATGGCCATGGAGGACCGGTCCTGCGAGTCGCTCACCGGCACCCGGTCGATGTCATCGATGCGGGTCAGCAACCGGGCCCGGTCCGCGAAGAGGACGAAGCGCGACTGTGCAGGACGGAAGCGCTCGTTGGTGTCCCTTATCCAGGCCATCGCGGAACGCACCGACTGCGGGGATACGCTGTGGGACACGTCCAGCGCATAGACCACCGAAACGTCGTCGCTCGGCGTCTGCACGGTGGGACCACAGAGCGCGGCAATCACGCACATGATGGATGACGCGCGCAGGATGTGAACGGTGCGCGATCTCCAGCGTTCCATGCCGCGCCGCGACCGGAACGCCACCCATCCGCCCAGCGGCACGAGCAGAAGCAGGCACAACGGCCACCAGGACGAAAGGCCGAGTTGCATGGTTATTCGGTCGCCCCCCGGCTGAAGCTCACCCATTCGGCGGTCAGCAGAATCAGGGCGAATCCGAGCAGCAGGACGCCCGGCTCCGGCCACGAAGCGGCGGCGGCCGCCCCTTCACCCTCGCGAAGCGCGCCCCCAGGGAGCCTCCGATGGTTGATCTGCGCCATGCGCAGGTCGTTGGCGTTCACCACGACCATCCGTTCATCCTGTCCGCTCCGCGCCCAGTACACCCCCGGTCGGGGTGCCTCGAACAAGGTGCGGTCCGGGGTCCATGTCGTAGCCACCCGGCTGCCCGCCAACTCGAAGACCTGCGCGTCCCTGACCGGGAGGTCAACCCAGCCCACGCTGGCGCTCGTCACTGACGGGCCCGGCGCGAGCCAGTTCACGGCGTTGCCCAGGAACACCGGAAAGCCCGCCTGCAAAGGCAGATTCGAGTCT
This DNA window, taken from Betaproteobacteria bacterium, encodes the following:
- a CDS encoding VWA domain-containing protein produces the protein MQLGLSSWWPLCLLLLVPLGGWVAFRSRRGMERWRSRTVHILRASSIMCVIAALCGPTVQTPSDDVSVVYALDVSHSVSPQSVRSAMAWIRDTNERFRPAQSRFVLFADRARLLTRIDDIDRVPVSDSQDRSSMAIDQSATDLEAGVAAALAGFRPEHAKRLVLITDGKQTRGDVWRQLSRLRNERVRVHTMPAPTGYSAEAWLDGLDVPENVRRDEPVVARIRLMATASMRGRLELRVKDEVRLERSVSLAVGRNDVEVDLRFLREGENPVKVSFTAPGGRTDSSVSSVWVGPRLRLLHVEGGSTGSHYLAEALEANGIDVTAIGSARFTEDAATALNEMDAVLLSDVNAETLSEQATDLLQQFVRDQGGGLIFVAGENTYGKSGFSGGMVERMLPVRFEARRKRNELDLVLLLDRSHSMRGDRIELAKTAALATLDMMEPQHRLAVVAFDSRPHDVVALAKVGTRRRAEDAIGTITTGGRTDVYNALWRAHELLAGSESKTKHVILLTDGQSAPPPNVGVAAKPDSAIMRTLESLLQGQGQSAERTRKLLNADAPDRPAAAEGGYEDLVAKMVVSGITLSTVAIGDEPNLALLASLAAQGNGRNYVARRDSEIPGLFVTEARRLLGEALVEEPFRPRVVGSSEVLTGVDFGSGPELKGFVTTKPGRFADVLLEARDEAPLLVETRYGLGKTVAFLSDAKNRWAKDWLVAGLRAALGSGGACRRTGARRPHPDVGGHAQGRRRADQADRLRRRRLVSERAVAEGERAASGRRVVGSRSASVLARDLHGQPASSPKLRGSVPLRTAGGSGHIVPGSSTPSAAHAVLPERRRVPAPFPRHRPAQGPQRTHGWHVRACARRDRAHLFSGIGWRHIDHGSLAHAGGHGLADAVARDRCAARVLPERLARWRASVVARGIAGGRVVEDALLLQVVGL